The DNA region TCCGTGGTCAAACGGGTTGTTGTGATGATTTCAATCGTTGCCAGACGAAATATCGTTTGCGGATGAAAGAGGGTTGATGGACGAAAGAGGGTTGACGGACgaaggaaaaaggaagggAAAAAGAATGGGACTGTGAAGGAGAGGACGAAATATAAAGACTCTTGGGTTCGTCGGGTGCAACTCGGACCACATCAGTGGGTCGACAACTTTGTCGGTTCACTTGTGATCTCCTGTCAACACCTGTTCAGACGGATAACGTACCGAAGGCCATTCCAGCCAATGTTATAGCCACGCTCACGCATGGCCTTCACCAGCTGGTCCTTGTCTTCAGCCGACAAGGGGGCTTTCATGTTGTAAATGATTTCAAAGACGTCGTCTTTGATGTCCTCCCAGCGGTTGATATACTTGGTCGGTGGCGGCATTGTGAACGGTGCTATGAAGGGTGAGATGTCAAGTGTGGTTAGAGGGTAGCGAGAGCAGCTCAGGTCAAGCtgaggtggtgttttgtgAATGGAGAAAATAATAGCAGGTCAAAAACCAGGCTAGCAGTAAATAACTGGGCAGCTTGCTCACAGCCTGCTGGGAAAGGGCGACCACTGGCAGCACCACTAGGCAGGGCCAGACAGACGTGGTCCGATAAGGGGAGCAGGCCGATAACGGGGCCAGACCAATGACGGAGTTGAAAGCAGCAGATGGAAACATACCGAATCTTGTCCCAGTTGACGTCCTCGTGGCCCTTACTCTTCATCTTGTCCACGATCTGCGCCTGGActtccctccccatctccttgCTGTAGACGTCATACAAGCAGGTGAGGAGGTCCGAGTTGGACTGATTATCCCAGCGAACCATGTCGGTgattggtgttgg from Podospora pseudopauciseta strain CBS 411.78 chromosome 6, whole genome shotgun sequence includes:
- a CDS encoding hypothetical protein (EggNog:ENOG503PH53) produces the protein MVRWDNQSNSDLLTCLYDVYSKEMGREVQAQIVDKMKSKGHEDVNWDKIRYVSICCFQLRHWSGPVIGLLPLSDHVCLALPSGAASGRPFPAGSPFTMPPPTKYINRWEDIKDDVFEIIYNMKAPLSAEDKDQLVKAMRERGYNIGWNGLRYVIRLNRC